From the Quercus lobata isolate SW786 chromosome 6, ValleyOak3.0 Primary Assembly, whole genome shotgun sequence genome, one window contains:
- the LOC115949674 gene encoding outer envelope pore protein 24B, chloroplastic-like, whose protein sequence is MMLKSVSLRQNYNSENRGFSGTVVVSAGDVDLRASLTDDISATNWPTLDSLSLSVEKPGSFTIDYDLPNKDVRFQFKKKVKVLEKPLKLTYTHMMGENQTSLNGMLELNSANKLSVDYAFDFGDCKLMYSYAHGGMTLEPCYDFGKKSLDFTMSQRILDGDLIGASYKTSSKTLGLEWSSNSKYNENLRFKISASFDLAKGLHIPKLNAESTWDF, encoded by the exons ATGATGCTTAAGTCTGTTTCCCTGAGACAAAATTACAACAGCGAGAACAGAGGCTTCTCCGGCACCGTCGTTGTGAGCGCCGGAGATGTAGACCTTCGAGCTTCTCTGACCGACGATATCTCCGCCACCAACTGGCCCACCTTagactccctctctctctcggttGAAAAGCCTGGCTCCTTCACCATAGACTATGATCTCCCAAACAAG GATGTTCGgtttcaattcaaaaagaaagtgaagGTGTTGGAGAAACCATTAAAGTTGACTTACACTCACATGATGGGTGAGAACCAGACTTCTTTGAATGGAATGCTTGAGCTCAATTCAGCTAACAAGCTATCGGTTGATTATGCATTTGATTTTGGGGATTGCAAGTTGATGTATAGCTATGCACATGGAGGGATGACATTGGAGCCATGCTATGACTTTGGGAAGAAGTCTTTGGACTTCACTATGTCTCAGAGGATTCTTGATGGTGATTTGATCGGGGCTTCATATAAGACGTCAAGCAAGACTTTGGGATTGGAGTGGTCATCTAATTCCAAGTACAACGAAAATTTAAGATTCAAG ATCTCTGCATCATTCGATTTGGCAAAGGGATTACACATACCGAAACTAAATGCTGAGAGCACCTGGGACTTCTAG